TATAGATgagttcaatgaccatttcaatcaaatcagagataccgtccctggggccgccgaacatcttgaacgtgttggattccacagatggagcagggtattcttccccggaaaTAGGTATTCATACATTACCTTTCCAACaaataacacatctgttggaacaactaactcacttgttgcaacaggtaatttagttgttccaacaactcagttagttgttgcattttgttatgacacggagataataactgaagctctctccaacaagtaacacatttgttggaacaactacctcacttgttgcaacaggtgagtttgttgttccaacaactcacttagttattgcattttgttatgacacagagacgaTAACTGAAGCtttctccaacaagtaacacatctgttggaacaactacctcacttgttgcaacaggtaagttagttgttccaacaactcacttagttgttgcattttgttatgacacagagacgataactgaagctctctccaacaagtaacacatctgttggaacaactaactcacttattgcaacaggtaagttaattgttccaacaactcacttagttgttgcattttgttatggcACAGAGACGATAACTGAagttctctccaacaagtaacacatctgttggaacaactaactcacttgttgcaacaggtgacatagttgttccaacaactcacttagttgttgcattttgttatgacacagagacaataactgaagctctctccaacaagtaacacatctgttggaacaactacctcacttgttgcaacgGGTGAGttacttgttccaacaacccaTATAGTTGTTACATCTTGGTATGACACAGAGACCATAACTGAAGATCTTTATTTTCACAGGTATAATCTTATGACGTCAAACACTGCTGAGTCGGTGAAttcaatgttcaatgttgaaagagagTTTCCCATTACTACTTTATTTGATGCCATAAACAGGAGATTTGCAGAAAAAATTCATGAGAGAcgtatggagttcatcgacttaccaaacatctttgttccttcaattgaaaaaaaaaatcaaaatttgtcaacttggTGAACAAGTTGTTAGCCCATCAAATAgccaactacaagttcagcgtCATCGGTCACGGTGCAGTTGCGACAGTCGATCTGCAAAGtagatcttgtacttgtagagtttttgacctggacaaaataccttgTCCACATGCAATGGCAGCGCTTCGTGTCCAATATGGTGACGACTTTGGAAGgcggatttatgactactcatctccatattataaggtggagaattacataattgcatattgtgaggaaatttgtcctgtgccttctgaagaatcttgggaagtttctttggagattttagagagagagatacctcctccatatgttgatccaagcaaacccggaagaaggcggacaaagaggaggcACGGAATCGGGGAATCATTTCCAACGAGGAAAAAtaaatgctccttatgcaaaacagctGGCCACAAAAAAACAACTTGTCCAAGCctaaatgctccatagttgtaaaTTGCATTATGCTTTAACAATAGTTAtctgttggaactttatgacattgtAATGTTATTGTTTCTTAGCATGGTAATTTATGTTTAACTTCCAGCAAGTaataaatctgttgcaacaaccaaGTTATATGTTGGTGTTTTTTCAACTAAGTTATGTGTTAtaacttgtgttttatccaacacgaGTAAGGATTTGTTCAACAATTTAATCACTCAAAAGAAACAGATATTacaattgttgcaacaaattctacATATGCTGCAATAGATAttgtacttgctgcaacagatactgtaCTTGCTGCAACGGATACTATAGCCGCTGTAACAGatactatagttgttgcaacatataacTACTTGCTGCAACATATATTGTACTTGCCGCAACAGATACTGTACTTGCTGCAACGGATACTATAGCCGCTGCAACAAatactatagttgttgcagcagaTTACTCACATGCTGTAGCAGATACTATACTTGCGGCAGCAGATACTATACTTGCTGCAGAAGGtactacttggttcacccatatttagtgatcaactactcgattcacccatatttagtgataaacaaaggaaatcaaccatatttagtgataaacaatggaatacttaatcaatttgatgtatttttagtcagcgaagaagatctcctaagccagcatgcactaaatcgagtgatcattagagcgaattgatgtgaactactcgattcacccgtatttagtgataaacaaaggaaatcaaccatatttagtgataaacaatggaatacttaatcaatttgatgtatttttagtcagcgaagaggatctcctaagccagcacgcactaaatcgagtgatcattagagcgaattgatgtgaactactcgattcacccatatttagtgataaacaaaggaaatcaaccatatttagtgataaacaatggaatacttaatcaatttgatgtatttttagtcagcgaagaggatctcctaagccagcatgcactaaatcgagtgatcattagagagaattgatgtgaactactcgattcacccatatttagtgataaacaaaggaaatcaaccatatttagtgataaacaatggaatacttaatcaatttgatgtatttttagtcagcgaagaggatctccaaagccagcatgcactaaatcgagtgatcattagagagaattgatgtgaactactcgattcacccatatttagtgataaacaaaggaaatcaaccatatttagtgataaataatggaatacttaatcaatttgcaAGTGCATTATTgtaacaactaagtaaattgtttCAACAGAAGATCTATATGTTCCAACAAATtctttacttgttgcaacatcttcagcagctgctggattatttgcaacagaagatccatatgttccaacagatgccttacttgttgcaacaactaaataaattgttgcaacagaagatccatatgttccgaCAGATGCCTCACTTGTTGTaacaggtaagttagttgttccaacaactcacttagttgttgcattttgttacgacacagagacaataactgaagttctctctaacaagtaacacatctgttggaacaactaactaacttgttgcaacatgtgattaagttgttccaacaactcacttagttgttgcattttgttatgacacagagacaataactgatgctctctccaacaagtaacacatctgttggaacaactaactcacttatTGCAACAGGTGAttaagttgttccaacaactcacttagttgttgcattttgttatgacataGAGACAATAACTGatgctctctccaacaagtaacgcatctgttggaacaactaactcacttgttgcaacaggtgattaagttgttccaacaactcacttagttgttgcattttgttatgacataGAGACAATAACTGatgctctctccaacaagtaacacatctgttggaacaactaaatcacttgttgcaacaactaagtaaattgttgcaacagaagatccatatgttccaactgattccttacttgttgcaactaCTTAGGTATTTGTTCCAACGTATCTGTAACTTGCGTAAAACTAATGAaacaacttaaacaatatataagggtactgagcatataatatatatttaccAAATTTACATAATGTGTTCATCCACCATAATTCAAATGCAAGCAAAATATGAGAGAAATTGTTTAATGCAAACATAGTTTAACATAAATTGTTTGTCCCCACATTAGGGCTCCAACATCTTATCAATAATTCCACAAGCCCACCTCCATTGCATCCTCTCCACAGTATTGTCACTCAATAAGGTATCGGGCTTGGTCATATTCGTGCGGGTAAGCAAAGCTTCAACAAAAGCAAGTGACCAGGAAGCACATGCCTTATAGGTCTCATTGCGAGGGATATCCTTCTTCCGAACAAACTTCCATGATTCATTCAGCAACTTTTCAGGTAAGTGTGATAACATGCCACTCTGCTTTAGCAACTTGGGGAACAAATCCATTAACGGCAGCATGTGGCAGAAGAAAGCACCGTCGTCATTTCATGGGATGTTGCAATCATAAACATTTATGATACCCTCCTCAATGATGATCTCAACAGTGACAAAATGGTTGTCATTAATATTCATGACAGCTATGATCCTTTTGGCACCAATCCACTCGCAGCCACCTGGGTAGGGCACACTACCTCTGGGAAAAGCGAGACCACCATCGTCCCACCTAAAGAGAGCAATTCTTTGATCATAGGGCACGGCACCCACATTTGTAGACTCATCGGACAATCCTAAGTACCTGTTGCGACAGTGATAGTAGAAGTTGAGGTCCATGATtctatcagaggaatcatagtacTCAGGGAACTTGAGCTGCCTCATACGCATCAGCAACAAGATTCATCTACATACTGCAGTAAAAGTATCAAAACAGTCAGccacttgctgcaacaggtagttagagttgttggaacaactagtgaacttgctgcaacaggttgttaacttgttggaacaactagttaacttgttgcaataagttagtaacttgttgtaacaactagttaacttgttgcaacaagttcatcGAATTACATGACTTGTTCAAACAGCATActgaattatatacatatatatgagtgttgaaacttacccaatcctcccaccaTTTGTGCATGTTTGTCATAACCTTGAAGTCTTCGGccccaaattcatgcattgagtacaGTGCTCTCCCACGCTTTTTGGATTTGATCAAGGTTTcaagatttttctttttttgggggTTTACACGCTTGAAAATATCAACTTTTTTCAGCACTTGTGGCATAACTTCAGCAGGAGGAGTAGCAATAGACTTCTGTGGGGCACTTGTTTTCCTTGCTCTACAATCAGCAAGTGCCTTGGAAATTATTTTTGCCCTCTTGCGAATCCCAATAGGAGTATAGGGTGAGCTGAGCTTTTTGGATGGCTGGACACCCCTCTTGGACATCAAACTCTTTATAGCTGAATTCGTATCTTTTTGTGCCTGAAGCAACTCTTCAACCTTGTTTATCAAACCTTCCATTTTCAGCCTGCAagtactgcattcacaagcacaagAATACACCTTGGAGGAACCGGCACCAACTGAAGAATATCTACCCAACCTATAAGGGATATCTGTGGTCTACCCACCACCACCACTTTGGGGAGTATATCCACCAACTCCACCACCAactccatcaccaccaccatcatcatctcTTCTTTTATCAGCAAGACCTTCCACTGCTTGTCTTGCAACATCAACAACAGTATTCATATCAACAGCATCAccaacaccatcaccatcaccatcaccaccaccaactccatcaccaccaccatcaacaacaccaGCCCTTATGATGGTTGTAGCTCCAACCAATTCTTCTTTTATCTGATCAATCAATTCATCATGCACAGATTCCCTATGCCCTAAACTAACAAGGCATGGCATCTGCACCTCTCGTTTTGTCGGGATAAGCCTTGGATGTACAACCTACAACAAACAAACAGATATATTCAACCAATAAGTGTGTAATCTGTTGGAACAACCCCCACATATGTTTCAACAACCTCCTAGGTTGTTGCAGCATATTCTTTAGCTGTTGGAAAAACCAAAAAAGTTGCTGCAGCTTCCTCTGCAACTGttctgatattttccaacagattgtgaacctgttgcaacaactgatcaagttgttccaacatcttaggagttgttgcaacatattcactatctgttggaaaatatcataACAGTTGCTGCAACTTCCTcagcaactgttttgatttttccaACATATTCTGAGGTTGTTGCAGCAGATAAATGTATCTGGGGGGGTTAAAAGGATCAAGATTCATTTTTTTGTTGCTGTTTTTGGTAGTCAACCATGTGAGGATCCTTGGAAAACAAACTTCTTCTGAGTAGTCCCTGACTTGACTCCGTAAGTGAGGAATGtcttcaaatgcccaagcctagaaaaaattatgccaccaaaaatcagaataatcaatgaaggaaaagaattaaaaagatttaacattgaagaaagaaagtttaccatgaaggcccaagggaagccatagaTGTTGGAAGTATTCACATTAGGGTTCAAAGCTTTGCACAAATATTCAACAGTCAACTTAAAACTTTTATGACCCCATGAATAGTTATTGAATGCCTCATGATCCTCCGACAGTTTAATCAAACCAAGTTCTATATTATTCTTTACATCCCTTGCCCAAAGAATAGAAttcacaaaccaaactaagcacaatGACTCCTTGTGCTTTCTTGACATAGTTTCAGACTTCAAGTCTGCTAGCAAATCCGCTGCCTTGTAGCTCTTTCCACAAACATCCACTAAATCCAAATCATCATCAACCTTGGCTTTCCctttcttgcctttcttggcTGCCTTGGATGACTTGGGTGTCTTGGCTCCCTTGGATGACTTGGGTGTCATGGCTCCCTTCTTTAATGTAACTGTAGGAAGAGGCTGAGAAGGATCATGACACCTCAGTCCGGTGATTATGGAAAACTCCTTGATGCCAAAACAAACTGGCATGCCGCAGTAGTTTATCCATATCTCATCAGTTTTGCTGCAAATAATTCTTCGTTTGAGAAGACCATACACAATGGTCATTTGAAACCTTGCATTGTTGTCCTCAGGCAAATCTAGATACATGCCAAAACATGTGGCCCTGAAGAAATCCTCCAAGTCCTCCTCCTGAAGTATCTTCCTAAAGTGATCAAAGGGCTTGCCTATGACTGATTTTACAACAAGATCACCATTCAAATCACCTAGTTTATCCATCGGCATCTGCACACGGAACTTCTCAATACTGAAAGTTTTGACAACTTCATCAGTGGAAGGTCTGTCAATATCAGTCCCAATAGAAGAATCAACAGCCCCGGTCGCCGACCTTTCAAAAGATGCAATTTTATCCtcttcattgtcatcattatttacatcatcttcttctttttctttttcttcttcattttcagcattgttttcttcttcttcttcttcttcttcttcttcttcttgatcttcttctttttcttcttcttctttttcatcaGCTTCTTTTTTttcagcttcttcttcttcttctttattttcttattgttcttcttctctattttattcttgttcttcttctttatcttgttcatctacttgatcttctttactttcttggcCAGAAACTCCTACTTGAGAGGTTTCCTGTTCAGTAGTTTGATCAGAAAGAATATTTGCCTGTTCAGCAAGATCATCTAATGATGGCCCCTTAGCTCTTTTACTAACTGTAGATGATTTCGATGATTCCtccccttttctttttcgtgaagaCATTTTATCTGCACACAGGAGATAAGCAAAAACACTTTCAATTGATTTGTGCACCATTTaaagtaaataaataatgaatttttACAAGAGCTGaagcatatgttgcaacaagtgtgtaatatattggaacaactccatcatatgttccaacaacttcataagttgttgcaacagattatacatctgttggaaaatattaaTACAGTTGCTGCAGCTTCCTCAGCAACTGTATTGATTAATTCCAGCAGATGGATAATCTGGTGCAacaactggtaaagttgttggaacatatgattGAGTTGTTCCAACAGACTAATCTGTTGGAAACCTTCATAACAATTGCTGCAGCTTCCTCAGCAACTGTTTTAACAATTTTCAACAGATtttaaatctgttgcaacaacataTTCACTTGCTGCAACAACCTTAGCAACTGTTGGATTTTTACTAACAGATtagaaatctgttgcaacagattactcagctgttgggtaaaaacaaaaaacaaaacaatgGCCTTGCCATTTTTCCTAAGCCTTACAAGAACAACAATAGGACAACAACATCTATTTCACTGTCAGGCTGCAATATCAGTGTATTACAAACACACAACAGtcaaaaattgaacaaaatacacagcaTTGCATAGACACCCTGCCcatgttcttcctcttcttctttaaccaaaattagtcattttcgtacttttatttcaaaactctaacttttgaaccagaaaaaacatttgtttcaatacaaacacacaatcatcacaagttaaacaaaataaaccaacctcaactgtcaaacaagtgctgaagttgctgcaacaacttactcagctgttggaaaaaatccaaaaaaaattcaaaccctTTTTTCGAAACCccaaggagaacaagaacacAAAAActaccaaaaatcataatttcacaaccacatacactatttaACAACACAGAAACCCCAACAAGTGGAACAAATAGAGCAAATGCGGGTTTTGTCAAGCCTAACAAGCCCTTTTTTCGAACTCCTAAGGAGAACGAGAacacaaacaacaccaaaaaccagaatttcacaaccacatacactatttaCAAACACACAAACCCCAACAACTCGAACAAATATAGCAAATAAGGGTTTCTCAAGCAttgaacaacaaaataaacaacattgcAGACAAACCCATGTTATTCTTCATCTTCTctgaccaaaatcatcattttctcactttgatttcaaaaccctaactttaaaagaagaaaaagttgaGCGATTTTACCTGAGAGAAATGGAGAGCAGCAGTTCGTATGAGACTCGGCTTTTGAAGAGGTTGAAGACGGTTTCAAGAAGCACATTTAGCAGTTGAGATCAGTTCGTGGGTTTGAAGTTGAAagtttgaaggagcagttgagatCAGTTCCTATTTTGAATGAAGTTCGTGTGGTTTGGTTTGATATTGGACCGATGTTGATTTTGAAATAAATGGGGGGTTGGATTAAATGATTTGGGgtcttttttgtattttataaaagattaacaAGTTTGGCAAAATACATTTTCAACCCCAATTTTCTTAATCCCAAATCTAATTGGGTTTTGACTTGATGTGATCCCTACAAGTCACCTCTAGTAATTTCCAAACTCAAAGGTCACCTTTACTTAAATTTTCGAAGAAACTTATTAAAACTTGAAACCATCGAATTCAAATTCTGAATCTGCCTCTCAATTCCAGCCATATTACATTTGAAGATTTACGAGTTGCACATTTTTACAGTTCTTGTCAGAAGCAAGAAATCATGCATCTGAATGGCAATGCAGTGCTACACCTCCACGTTCAGTAGAATTGGGAAAGAACAATTCTGAAAAGGAAGTGAAGAAAACTAACAAAAACCTTTGTCTGGGCCCCTCACAAGTTTGTTCAGTCCAATGAACAAAGTGGATAATGAGACTTTTGGAGGAGAAAAATGTTGGGCTCATTCACGCacaaatttcgtgcgtgaaaggccaaactctTATTTTTGAAGTGTGATTCTTTCACGCACTAAaatagtgcgtgaaacctacttatgtttttttttttttttgttagtttgattcaacctttttttttttgtcctacaaaaATCGCGGACTCCAATCATTGGTGTTGACACAAGTTTAGCTCGCTCCCTCCTTGTTGTCCAGCCCAACAACTCACTCATAGATGAAGGTTAAATTAATTAAGTTTTAGTATGAACTTAGACATAGGTTCTTTTaagtttttaaaataaaatttacctaCTTAGatattatgtaaaaattatataagttACAATAGTTTATAATTCAAAATAGTAATAAAAAAGTATTCTCTCCGGTTCATAATAAGTGTTACTCctaaaaaaataggtattttatCTAAATACCCTTCATAGAAAATTGAAGTAATTTTAAAAGACTTTTAAATAAGggcaaatttaaaaaataaaattaattctttcttgattatgtaaatgaACACTTATTTTAGATCAAAATGAAAACCCTAAAAGACCACTTATTGTGAACCGAAGGGTGTATTTGCAAAACCTTTAGTGAAAAAACACTCATTTGACTCTCCAAATTATGATacttccttcaattcaattcaagtgttttactcttttcttttactccgttaaaaaaaaatgttatttacTATATTTGATAACTCTTTAATTCTAACATTCTACATGGCTTGTTTAAGATTACAAAATTTCCAAAATATTTTGATACATTATGtacatctttaatttaaaaccacaagatttaaaagtctctcctattttcttaaatttcgtaCTTAATCAAATTAAGATATTTAAATTGTAGGAATAATTGCGTCACGTAAAGTGGAAGATGTGGAGTAATAGATCTTCAAAGATATACTCTTGATGCACCGTGTATCATTCAGGAAATTGGAGTAACTTTTTACAAATATGCATATGCATGGAACATTTTCATTTAAGAAATTCATCTGAAACAGATATCTTATCTATTACAGCAATCAACTAAGCATGGACTGATAAGTACATTTTTTCTATAAAAAAGATTAACGccgtatagtatatatatatataaaattgtcGTTTAACTTTAGCCGTGAAGAGCAGCAAGGCTATTGATCAAAGCCAAGGAATTACTCGTCAAATGTGCAACTTCAAGAATCTTTCCCCTCACAACAGTCTTAACTTTCCCATTCATGACTTTTCCCCCAAACCCCTCAGTGCATGTATCCTCATCCGTCAAGGCAGCACTAACCCAAGTTTGTATATCATTCATTTTAAGGTCAAAATCTTTTCCCATTAGCTCTTTCATTTCCCCCAAAGATTTCCTCAATTCATCGACTGCCTCACTTAATTCCTCGACGCAGTCGCGCATGGCACCGACCTCTCTCGAGGTCATGCCTTGGCCATGCGCCAACTTCAACATCATAGCGGATGTTGATTGGGCTGTTTCCAGACAGATAGTGAGGGATTCATTGGCTAGAAGTTGAGGGGAAACTCCAATAGCAGTTGAACGTCTTGATAATGAACTGAATGAAAGGTTTGGATAAGTTGTTGACTTACAAGATGTTTTTATAAACTCCGTATTTGTTTCTCCCGAAGCTGGCCTTGCCGCTGAAACTGGGTCCAAGTAATTAGAAGACGTGATCAAGGCAACTAAAATAAGAAAAACAGTAAGAAAATGGCTATGGATATAGTGAGTAGCTTCCATCTCTCTTAATTTAATTTCTCTAagcctttttgtttttgtttgtctATCAATAACTATAAAGTTATTTGAGTGATGATGAATTTAGGGATGCAGGATTCTGAATTTATAGAAAAACTTTGAAAAATTTTATTTTGGGTGAGGCATGCCAAGTCATACTTGTGTGAGGGaactttttttttgacaaagtGTTTTGTGGCCCTTGTCAGTAGTCTCTCTCCTTCAGCTTTATTTCCTCAAATTCCCGTTGTGAGTTTTTTCTGTTCCgctcttttcttcttctccacaCCCCTTTTCATCTTGTATATTTTGTCTTCCCTTTTATATTTGTAGTTTTGTTTTTCATTTATCAAAAATCAAATAGAGATAAATGGAGTAATGTTAATCCAGTTTTTTTAAGTGTTTTCTTGTACTATTTCTAAAAAATGGGTAAGTTTTATAAATGGTTATataattacaatttttttttatggatCATCACTCATTGAAGACCAAAAAATTGGACCAGATCAGTCCTCTTTTAATTGGATCTGTATTTGTTAGATTAAAAATTGTTAAAATATAGAAGTAAAAAATTATCACGCATCAGAAAGTTAAGTTTTCGGGCAATTGTGAATTTTGTATAGAAAGGTGAATTTGTTTGCTAAAAAGTATAATTATGTGACTTTGGTGGAAAAAATGCAAAGTTATATGATCATTCATGAAGTTTATTCCTTAAAAGATTGACCCTATAAAGGTTGCAGTCTATTTTCCTTATTTATGTTTTTTTGGTTAATTCTTAGACTTCATAACTAAAAGAATTTTAACAATAAGCTCAACACTGTTATAGAatttcaaaatttttttttttttttaaaaagaagaagattgaagCTAGACAATGACAATAGAGGTTTTAGAGTATTTATAGGTGTGCTTTCACTTGCTCATGAATAAGGAGGAGATATTTTGGTAAAACTATTAGAGATTAGAAGAAGAATTTACTGAGCAATTTTTTCCTTTTCATATTTGTTAATTTTCTCGTTGCTTTGGTGTCTATCCGATGATTACTGCAAATATAAATTTCGTGAGTTTCTTATTCAAGATTTATCTTTTGAGTTCAATTTTTGAGATGTTAAATGAGAACTTTCAcagattttaattttatttttccagGCAAAAcgattattttttattattgatTTGGTCGAGGGATACAATGATTAATTGCAAAAGAAAGAGCCAACCAAATGAATCGTAACAACACAGATGAGTATATGAATAACAAGGGTAGAGAAATAAATAATAATGGTATTGATCCATCTTTTTGATAGGACTATCAAAAATAGCTGTGAAAATATAAGTGAAAGAGAGAGAGCTGAGATAAATTAAAAAAGAGATGTTGCAAAAAAATGGATAACCAATAGTGAACTGCAAATAGAAAAGAAAAGACTGGTTGGAAAGTGGGGTCTACATCAATCCACTTGTCAATCAAGCAAATGTCTCGTACAAATATGACTTGACATGCCTCACACATAATAAAACTTTGTGTGTAAAGAGGGATAGGGAAATGAACTTATACAGTTCAAATTAAATGACAAAAAAAAGGTTAATTTTCTTCCGGTCCTTCGCCTTAGTTCATGTATGTGCCTCTGGCGTGCTGAGAAGGACATTCCTTGTAGGACCTAGGCTCTTGTTTGCATGGTGGGGTCGCACGTAGGGGTAGGCATAATTTGTACAAATCCGAAACACAAACAAATATTCAAATTTTTGGAATTCTCTCCTTTGAATTTTAAAAATTTTCAAATTCCGGATGGGTTTTCGATTTCCAGATATCCcaaattatactccctccgtcccaatttatgtgaaagtgtttgactgggcacgaaatGTAAGAattaaatgaagacttttgaaacttgtgctCTAAAATAAGTCTTATATagttgtgtgacta
The nucleotide sequence above comes from Lycium barbarum isolate Lr01 chromosome 3, ASM1917538v2, whole genome shotgun sequence. Encoded proteins:
- the LOC132633989 gene encoding 21 kDa protein-like, which encodes MEATHYIHSHFLTVFLILVALITSSNYLDPVSAARPASGETNTEFIKTSCKSTTYPNLSFSSLSRRSTAIGVSPQLLANESLTICLETAQSTSAMMLKLAHGQGMTSREVGAMRDCVEELSEAVDELRKSLGEMKELMGKDFDLKMNDIQTWVSAALTDEDTCTEGFGGKVMNGKVKTVVRGKILEVAHLTSNSLALINSLAALHG